One window of Nocardia sp. NBC_00508 genomic DNA carries:
- a CDS encoding cytochrome P450, which translates to MVNVAYRAVPVLELRSGPTWVSPWGTYAALREQDPVHHVVPAARPENDYWVLTRHEHVYAAARDSETYSSRDGLTVEYGELDELGLTDNPPLVMQDPPQHTDFRKLVARGFTPRQVEEVEPVVRRFVRDRLDDIAGHGGGDIVEQLFKPLPSMVVAHYLGVPVQDRARFDGWTDAVVAGSIDRANTRARAASAEMMGYFAELIKRRRTDPGDDTVSLLVQAGMAADDTDMRGLVQVLAYTWTMVAGGNDTTTGLLGGAVQLLQQHPDQRAALAADPDRIRVAVEEFARLTSPVQALARTTTRDVELAGKTVPAGRKVLLVFGSANRDERAFGPDAAALDIDRNPQRILTFGHGPHHCLGAAAARMQARVALEELLDRFPEYVVDIDAVEYANGPYVRRPTTVPFRCAA; encoded by the coding sequence ATGGTGAACGTTGCGTATCGGGCGGTTCCCGTTCTCGAACTTCGGTCCGGCCCCACCTGGGTGTCGCCGTGGGGGACGTACGCCGCGCTGCGCGAACAGGACCCGGTGCATCACGTCGTACCGGCCGCGCGACCGGAGAACGACTACTGGGTGCTCACTCGGCACGAGCACGTCTACGCGGCGGCGCGCGACAGCGAGACCTACTCTTCGCGCGACGGACTCACTGTGGAATACGGCGAGCTCGACGAACTCGGTCTGACCGACAATCCGCCGCTGGTGATGCAGGACCCGCCGCAGCACACCGACTTTCGCAAACTGGTCGCTCGCGGGTTCACACCGCGCCAGGTGGAGGAGGTCGAACCGGTGGTCCGCCGATTCGTGCGCGATCGGCTGGACGACATAGCGGGCCACGGCGGTGGCGACATCGTCGAGCAGCTGTTCAAGCCGCTGCCCAGCATGGTCGTGGCGCACTATCTCGGCGTGCCCGTGCAGGACCGGGCGAGGTTCGACGGGTGGACCGACGCCGTCGTCGCGGGCAGCATCGACCGTGCGAACACCCGAGCTCGTGCGGCGTCGGCGGAGATGATGGGGTACTTCGCCGAGCTGATCAAGCGCCGTCGCACCGATCCCGGTGACGACACCGTGTCGCTACTCGTCCAAGCGGGAATGGCCGCCGACGATACGGACATGCGCGGACTGGTCCAAGTCCTGGCCTACACCTGGACCATGGTCGCAGGCGGGAACGACACCACGACGGGCCTGCTCGGCGGCGCGGTGCAACTGCTGCAACAGCATCCGGACCAGCGCGCCGCCCTCGCCGCCGACCCGGACCGGATTCGTGTCGCGGTGGAGGAATTCGCCCGGCTGACCTCGCCGGTGCAGGCGCTGGCGCGGACCACAACGCGCGATGTGGAGCTGGCCGGAAAGACGGTGCCGGCCGGACGCAAGGTCCTGCTGGTGTTCGGGTCCGCCAACCGGGACGAGCGGGCGTTCGGCCCGGACGCCGCCGCCCTCGACATCGACCGGAATCCGCAGCGCATTCTTACGTTCGGGCATGGGCCGCACCATTGCCTCGGCGCGGCCGCCGCCCGGATGCAGGCCCGCGTCGCGCTCGAGGAACTGCTCGACCGGTTCCCCGAGTACGTGGTCGACATCGACGCGGTCGAGTACGCGAACGGTCCCTACGTCCGCAGGCCGACCACCGTGCCGTTCCGGTGCGCGGCATGA
- a CDS encoding TetR/AcrR family transcriptional regulator, producing the protein MSGDWLADGRAELAGERILDAVRALFIDNGVSGVGMAEVAEAAGCSRATLYRYFENRQALYVAFAGREARQLVQRVWLERAVSANVTPEEQLLDTLTALLAEVRKTPHLAVWFEPANAGIVAQLANSPGVVDALATDFVAGFRPELSAQAAERVGRWVVRAMVSLLTLPGAGEDEERAMLLTFVLPFLLDGRTVID; encoded by the coding sequence ATGAGCGGTGACTGGCTGGCCGACGGACGCGCCGAGTTGGCCGGTGAGCGCATACTCGACGCGGTCCGCGCGCTGTTCATAGACAACGGGGTCAGCGGAGTGGGAATGGCCGAAGTCGCGGAGGCCGCGGGCTGTTCCAGGGCGACGCTGTACCGCTACTTCGAGAATCGACAGGCGCTCTACGTCGCCTTCGCGGGGCGCGAGGCGCGTCAACTGGTCCAGCGGGTATGGCTGGAACGGGCGGTCTCGGCAAACGTGACGCCGGAGGAGCAGCTGCTCGATACGTTGACCGCGCTGCTCGCCGAGGTGCGCAAAACGCCGCATCTGGCGGTCTGGTTCGAACCGGCCAACGCGGGAATCGTTGCCCAGCTGGCGAATTCACCGGGTGTGGTTGACGCGCTCGCCACGGACTTCGTCGCCGGATTCCGTCCCGAACTATCCGCACAGGCGGCCGAGCGTGTGGGCCGGTGGGTGGTACGCGCGATGGTATCGCTGCTGACCTTGCCCGGCGCGGGCGAAGACGAGGAACGCGCCATGCTGCTTACCTTCGTGCTGCCTTTCTTGCTCGACGGTCGGACGGTGATCGACTGA
- a CDS encoding FAD-dependent monooxygenase gives MSAKSGISQVRVLVAGGGIGGNAVALQLLRSGIRATVVERAAAPRPGGQAVDLRGPSREVAERMGMMPGIRDYQLDERGMKYVDGKGREILRMPAELFDGKGGVAEIEITRGDLNQVLLDMLAAEGGVDYRYGEWITAIEQDDAGVDVTFASGATERFDIVIGADGLHSATRRMAFGPEEQFATYLGGYMSFFTLPRPESLEPHWFSMHSLVGATGLGMRPDADPSTCKALVVMRAEANPALRRDVEAQQQFIRERLAGGGWESDRIASAMADAPDFYFDELARIDMPSWVRGRVALLGDAGYCGSPLTGQGTAMALVGAYVLAGEIAAHAADPERGLARYDEVLRPFVKIAQQLQPGGLPAMTPKTRFGIRAGHLVSKLMMSKAMRPLMMRMLSKTESYDLPDYSGVTVG, from the coding sequence ATGAGTGCCAAGTCCGGAATCAGCCAGGTCCGTGTGCTCGTCGCCGGTGGCGGCATCGGCGGCAATGCCGTTGCGCTGCAACTGCTTCGGTCGGGTATCCGGGCCACCGTCGTGGAGCGGGCCGCGGCGCCGCGGCCCGGCGGGCAGGCCGTCGACCTGCGCGGGCCGAGCCGCGAGGTAGCCGAGCGGATGGGAATGATGCCCGGCATCCGCGATTACCAGCTCGACGAGCGCGGCATGAAGTACGTCGACGGCAAAGGCCGCGAGATCCTGCGCATGCCCGCGGAACTCTTCGACGGCAAGGGCGGGGTCGCCGAAATCGAGATCACCCGGGGGGATCTCAATCAGGTTCTGCTGGATATGCTCGCCGCCGAGGGCGGCGTCGACTACCGCTACGGGGAGTGGATCACCGCGATCGAGCAAGACGACGCGGGCGTCGACGTGACCTTCGCCTCCGGCGCCACCGAGCGGTTCGACATCGTGATCGGCGCGGACGGATTGCACTCCGCGACCCGCCGCATGGCGTTCGGCCCGGAGGAGCAGTTCGCCACCTACCTCGGCGGATACATGTCCTTCTTCACCCTGCCACGGCCGGAAAGCCTGGAGCCGCATTGGTTTTCGATGCACTCGCTGGTCGGCGCCACCGGGCTGGGCATGCGTCCCGATGCCGACCCGAGCACATGCAAAGCGCTCGTCGTGATGCGGGCCGAGGCGAATCCCGCACTGCGCCGCGACGTCGAAGCGCAGCAGCAGTTCATTCGCGAGCGACTGGCAGGAGGCGGCTGGGAGTCGGATCGCATCGCCTCGGCGATGGCCGACGCACCGGACTTCTACTTCGACGAGCTGGCGCGCATCGACATGCCGAGCTGGGTCCGGGGCCGGGTGGCGCTGCTCGGCGATGCGGGCTACTGCGGCTCGCCGCTGACCGGGCAGGGGACCGCCATGGCGCTGGTCGGCGCGTACGTCCTCGCCGGAGAGATCGCCGCGCACGCCGCCGATCCGGAGCGTGGCTTGGCCCGCTACGACGAGGTGCTGCGCCCCTTCGTGAAAATCGCGCAGCAGTTGCAGCCGGGCGGGCTGCCCGCCATGACGCCCAAGACCCGCTTCGGCATTCGCGCAGGACATCTGGTCAGCAAGCTGATGATGTCGAAGGCGATGCGGCCGCTCATGATGCGGATGCTCAGCAAGACCGAGTCCTACGACCTGCCCGACTACTCGGGGGTGACTGTCGGCTAG